A section of the Triticum dicoccoides isolate Atlit2015 ecotype Zavitan chromosome 7A, WEW_v2.0, whole genome shotgun sequence genome encodes:
- the LOC119328200 gene encoding uncharacterized protein LOC119328200, with amino-acid sequence MDQAQALFFLQWIGAHRTQIGAHRTQLTEFFDLYFGDAAVICSNIGRNYLKSAYRFVIDTFNRGYCWHGSFSVRNFLVAGELFMMGIPALHKTLGIHDLLIDLRALSIALLPYYCEGNQPRNVPALFIDHLHYITTNVPLGIGPSIVFHSRFIRLIYHHFSFSLPDHTYSLFSELATAKNHLGQDDVRAFNTLLRQAWNDLLMDQIAVVGQNWPDQAEQNPIFYGIMWWQSRQAGVPPRRGYTGTPESLYNFGRNNRVHAPEKTKGPRGALLGEIQQVPPHGAGRWRWMIITPEGEWGWVWQPAQGQRFWPTVPGDTQWRMTKWPNAAPVLPLLPLSSQDQKMDNPENVGHMVGKEFGMFFAHATAFFLLFLQCGTPEYIDQPH; translated from the exons ATGGATCAAGCCCAAGCCTTGTTCTTCTTGCAATGGATTGGCGCCCACCGGACCCAAATCGGCGCCCACCGGACCCAATTGACTGAATTTTTTGATCTTTACTTTGGAGATGCTGCTGTCATATGCAGCAACATTGGTCGCAACTATCTGAAGAGTGCCTACCGGTTTGTCATTGATACATTCAATCGAGGGTATTGCTGGCATGGATCATTTTCTGTACGCAATTTCCTGGTCGCTGGTGAATTATTTATGATGGGCATACCTGCACTCCACAAGACTCTTGGTATTCATGACCTCCTTATTGATCTTAGAGCCTTGAGCATTGCTTTGCTTCCATACTATTGTGAAGGAAACCAACCTAGAAACGTGCCTGCACTATTCATAGACCATCTTCATTATATTACCACTAATGTCCCATTAGGAATTGGACCATCAATTGTGTTCCACTCTAGGTTCATTCGTCTGATATACCATCACTTCTCGTTCTCATTGCCGGATCATACGTATTCGCTGTTTTCAGAACTTGCAACAGCAAAAAATCATCTTGGGCAGGATGATGTACGCGCATTTAATACTCTCCTTCGACAAGCTTGGAATGATTTACTGATGGACCAGATTGCAGTAGTTGGTCAAAATTGGCCTGATCAAGCCGAACAAAATCCGATCTTTTATGGAATTATGTGGTGGCAGAGCAGGCAGGCAGGGGTACCTCCAAGGAGAGGATATACAGGTACACCTGAGTCATTATACAATTTTGGAAGAAACAACAGAGTTCATGCACCTGAAAAAACAAAG GGGCCAAGGGGAGCTCTGCTAGGGGAGATTCAGCAAGTGCCACCCCATGGTGCAGGGCGTTGGCGATGGATGATCATTACTCCTGAGGGGGAATGGGGCTGGGTGTGGCAGCCTGCTCAAGGGCAGCGGTTCTGGCCGACGGTTCCGGGTGATACCCAGTGGCGAATGACCAAGTGGCCAAATGCTGCACCAGTGCTGCCTCTACTACCATTATCTTCCCAG GACCAGAAAATGGATAATCCAGAGAATGTGGGCCATATGGTAGGGAAGGAGTTTGGGATGTTCTTTGCTCATGCCACGGCCTTTTTCCTCCTATTCTTACAGTGTGGAACTCCAGAGTA TATTGATCAGCCTCATTAG